In Shouchella patagoniensis, the following are encoded in one genomic region:
- a CDS encoding ABC transporter permease: MFKKASIRGEAEKVSRPSLSYWQSAWMRLRQNKLAMLGLFTMISLTIMAIIGPWISPHSVTLGNLEKVNLPPSTDHWFGTDELGRDMFSRTWYGARISLFVGFAAALIDCLIGIIYGGVSGYKGGRTDSVMMRIVEVLYGLPYLLIVILLMVIMGPGLVTIIVALTVTGWVEMARIVRGQVLSLKQNEYVLASRVFGGSTSHIIRKSLLPNTMGPIIIQMTLTVPSAIFAEAFLSFLGLGISAPFASWGSLANNGLSSILTGHWWRLFFPAFFISLTMFAFNVFGDGLQDALDPKTRGR, translated from the coding sequence TTGTTTAAAAAAGCATCTATCCGAGGTGAAGCAGAGAAAGTTTCCAGACCTTCGCTTTCTTATTGGCAGTCTGCATGGATGCGGCTTAGACAAAATAAATTAGCGATGCTAGGGTTATTTACAATGATTTCTTTAACTATTATGGCGATAATTGGACCTTGGATTTCTCCACACAGTGTCACATTAGGAAACTTAGAAAAAGTTAATTTACCTCCTTCTACAGACCATTGGTTTGGTACCGATGAACTTGGACGAGACATGTTCTCAAGAACGTGGTATGGAGCCAGAATCTCACTTTTTGTTGGTTTTGCTGCAGCTTTGATTGATTGTTTAATTGGAATTATATATGGGGGCGTATCTGGTTATAAGGGTGGACGCACAGACTCCGTAATGATGCGTATTGTAGAAGTGCTATATGGATTGCCATACTTATTAATCGTCATTTTGCTGATGGTTATTATGGGACCAGGTTTAGTGACAATTATAGTTGCATTAACTGTAACAGGTTGGGTAGAGATGGCGCGAATTGTAAGGGGACAAGTGCTATCTTTAAAACAGAACGAATATGTTCTAGCTTCAAGAGTATTTGGAGGAAGTACATCGCATATTATTAGGAAAAGCTTGCTTCCAAATACAATGGGACCAATTATTATCCAGATGACATTAACTGTTCCATCAGCTATTTTTGCGGAAGCATTTTTAAGTTTTCTTGGCCTAGGCATTTCAGCACCTTTTGCATCTTGGGGATCACTTGCTAATAATGGGCTGTCATCAATTTTGACCGGTCACTGGTGGCGTTTGTTCTTTCCAGCTTTCTTTATTTCACTAACGATGTTTGCATTTAATGTGTTTGGTGACGGACTGCAAGATGCGCTTGATCCAAAAACGAGGGGGCGTTAA
- a CDS encoding M55 family metallopeptidase encodes MKLYTSIDMEGISGLVDHQFVTPGERFYARGQQLMTDEVNYVAESAIEFGCKEFIVNDAHGKMNNLLIEKVHGDIKLVSGEVKPYSMMQGIDHSFDGAFFLGYHARASTPGVMSHTMIFGVRSMWLDEHEIGEMGFNAYLAGYYDVPLLLVAGDDSTCREAEALVPGVTTACVKVAQSRSSAICLTPTNSKVLLQEKTQDALSKIAKVKPLRTSEKPILHIEFANYGQAEWAALMPGAEIEKGTIVKFTARDVKEAYQAMLVMTELAMQTTFC; translated from the coding sequence ATGAAACTATATACATCTATTGATATGGAAGGGATATCAGGGTTAGTCGATCATCAATTTGTTACTCCAGGTGAACGTTTTTATGCTAGAGGACAGCAATTAATGACTGATGAAGTTAATTATGTAGCAGAATCTGCTATCGAATTTGGTTGTAAGGAGTTTATCGTTAATGATGCTCATGGGAAGATGAATAACTTACTTATTGAAAAAGTACATGGTGATATTAAACTAGTCTCCGGGGAAGTAAAGCCGTATTCAATGATGCAAGGAATTGACCATTCGTTTGATGGGGCATTTTTTCTCGGCTACCATGCAAGAGCATCAACGCCAGGAGTGATGAGTCATACGATGATTTTTGGTGTAAGGTCGATGTGGCTTGATGAACATGAGATCGGAGAAATGGGTTTTAATGCTTATTTAGCAGGTTACTATGATGTGCCACTCTTATTAGTAGCCGGAGATGATTCGACTTGTAGAGAAGCAGAAGCACTTGTACCAGGAGTCACGACTGCATGTGTCAAAGTGGCCCAATCTCGCTCATCCGCGATATGTCTGACTCCTACTAATAGCAAGGTTCTCTTGCAAGAGAAAACACAAGATGCCCTAAGTAAAATAGCAAAAGTGAAACCGCTTCGGACAAGTGAAAAACCAATATTACATATTGAGTTCGCCAATTATGGACAAGCCGAATGGGCTGCATTAATGCCTGGGGCAGAGATTGAAAAAGGGACAATAGTGAAATTTACTGCCCGAGATGTGAAGGAGGCTTATCAAGCGATGCTTGTTATGACAGAACTCGCGATGCAAACAACGTTCTGCTAG
- a CDS encoding S66 peptidase family protein, with amino-acid sequence MPKKAKILKPGDTIGVIAPASAPSLKRVYEAKRIYEQMGLQVVVAPSVSAEYGYLGGTDQERITDLEDMFRNPDIKGIFCACGGYGTPRIVDKIDYDLIRNNPKVFWGYSDITCLHTAIHQETGLITFHGPMLSSDLANGSVDSFTLNGLKQVLQEKPMTIDESTESLVSLEEGVVNGRLVGGNLTLICSLLGTNYEINTEGAILFIEEIEEEPYRIDRMLNQLRLAGKLDGAVGYVIGNFNKCEPKKREKSFSLNEVLNFYLKKPGKPCLKGVSIGHCNPALSIPYGANAVLDANLNTITIESGVEG; translated from the coding sequence ATGCCTAAGAAAGCAAAGATACTGAAACCTGGTGATACGATTGGTGTCATTGCGCCAGCAAGCGCCCCTTCTTTAAAAAGGGTGTATGAGGCAAAAAGGATATATGAACAGATGGGCTTACAAGTAGTAGTTGCCCCTTCAGTTAGCGCAGAATACGGTTACTTGGGAGGAACAGATCAAGAACGTATTACGGATTTAGAAGACATGTTTAGAAATCCAGATATAAAAGGGATTTTTTGTGCTTGTGGTGGTTACGGGACTCCGAGAATTGTTGATAAAATCGATTATGACCTCATTAGAAATAATCCAAAGGTCTTCTGGGGTTATAGTGATATTACATGCCTCCACACGGCTATTCACCAAGAAACAGGTCTAATTACGTTTCATGGCCCAATGTTAAGTTCCGATCTTGCAAATGGAAGTGTCGATTCTTTTACCCTTAATGGTCTTAAACAAGTATTACAGGAAAAACCAATGACCATTGACGAGTCAACAGAATCACTTGTTTCACTCGAAGAGGGCGTAGTTAATGGTCGTTTAGTAGGAGGGAATTTAACGCTAATTTGTAGCTTATTGGGTACAAACTATGAGATTAACACGGAAGGCGCAATTCTGTTTATAGAAGAAATTGAAGAAGAGCCGTATCGAATTGATCGAATGCTAAATCAGCTCAGACTTGCAGGGAAGTTAGATGGTGCAGTTGGATACGTTATTGGAAACTTTAATAAGTGTGAACCAAAAAAAAGAGAGAAGTCATTTTCTCTGAATGAGGTATTAAACTTTTATCTCAAGAAACCTGGAAAACCTTGTTTAAAAGGGGTTTCAATTGGCCACTGCAATCCAGCCTTATCGATACCTTATGGTGCAAATGCAGTACTTGATGCTAACCTAAATACGATAACCATTGAATCAGGAGTGGAGGGATGA
- a CDS encoding ABC transporter ATP-binding protein, producing the protein MAILEIKNLHVNFKTYGGEIKAVRGVNLELNKGETLAIVGESGCGKSVTAQSIMRLLPKMSAVIKEGEIRFKGTNLTKLSAKKMRKIQGNGISMIFQDPMTSLNPTLSIGTQLTEGIRKHTSISVLAANQKALEMLEIVGIANGKERLKQYPHEFSGGMRQRLMIAMALICEPDILIADEPTTALDVTIQAQILALFKEIQIRTGVAIILITHDLGVVAQLADRVHVMYAGKIVETSSRRDLFYQASHPYTKGLLQSIPRLDDIRGELLPIGGTPPDLFDPPAGCPFAPRCEFAMDVCRNHMPSETVVSNNHTVACWLLDSRAKNVFKELA; encoded by the coding sequence ATGGCAATTTTAGAAATAAAAAATTTACATGTTAATTTCAAAACGTACGGAGGCGAAATTAAAGCAGTACGCGGAGTGAATTTAGAATTAAATAAAGGAGAAACATTGGCAATTGTCGGAGAGAGTGGTTGTGGAAAAAGCGTTACCGCTCAGAGTATCATGAGGTTATTGCCAAAAATGTCGGCGGTCATTAAAGAAGGTGAGATTCGTTTCAAAGGAACTAATTTAACAAAACTATCTGCTAAAAAAATGCGCAAGATTCAAGGAAACGGTATATCAATGATCTTCCAAGACCCTATGACATCCTTAAATCCAACTTTAAGTATTGGGACGCAATTAACAGAAGGGATTCGGAAACATACCTCAATATCAGTTTTAGCTGCAAATCAAAAAGCATTAGAGATGCTTGAAATTGTCGGAATAGCAAATGGAAAGGAACGTTTAAAACAATACCCACATGAGTTTAGCGGCGGTATGCGGCAGCGCTTAATGATTGCTATGGCCCTTATTTGTGAACCAGATATTTTAATTGCTGATGAACCAACGACAGCATTAGATGTCACGATTCAAGCGCAAATTTTGGCGCTCTTTAAAGAAATTCAAATCCGGACGGGAGTCGCAATTATATTAATTACGCATGATTTAGGTGTAGTTGCTCAGTTAGCAGACCGAGTACATGTTATGTATGCTGGGAAAATAGTTGAAACAAGTAGTAGAAGGGATCTATTTTATCAGGCATCTCATCCGTACACGAAAGGTCTTCTGCAATCAATTCCTCGTTTAGACGATATTCGAGGTGAGTTGCTACCAATAGGAGGTACACCACCTGATTTATTTGATCCACCGGCAGGTTGCCCATTTGCACCACGTTGTGAGTTTGCGATGGACGTTTGCCGTAACCATATGCCATCAGAAACAGTTGTTTCGAACAATCACACGGTTGCTTGTTGGCTTTTAGATTCAAGAGCAAAAAACGTATTTAAAGAATTAGCATAA
- a CDS encoding ABC transporter permease — translation MLKYVSKRFLAMLVTLWIIITATFTLMHAVPGSPLNSERTTNETIRANLEAYFGLDQPLLIQYFEYLKSLLQADFGPSIAQQGVSVNDLISRGFPVSLELGLYALGIALVTGITLGVLSALRRNGFIDYTLMTLAVLGLSVPNFILAALLINTFKDYLPVALWQSWEHMILPVFALATSPMAIIARLTRSTMVDVLTQDYIRTAQAKGLSPFTVVVKHALRNGLMPVVTIMGTLVAGVLTGSFVIEKIFAIPGIGRYFVEGINNRDYPVIMGTTIFYSAILLIMLFIVDVIYGFLDPRIRLHKKEGE, via the coding sequence ATGCTGAAATATGTAAGCAAACGATTTTTAGCGATGCTTGTCACATTATGGATAATCATTACTGCAACTTTTACACTAATGCATGCGGTACCTGGTTCTCCCCTTAATAGTGAACGAACAACAAACGAGACCATTCGAGCAAATTTAGAGGCGTATTTCGGGTTAGATCAGCCACTGTTAATTCAGTATTTTGAATACTTGAAATCTCTGCTACAAGCTGATTTTGGTCCATCTATTGCACAGCAGGGTGTTTCTGTAAATGACTTAATTTCTCGGGGGTTTCCAGTATCTCTTGAACTTGGGCTTTATGCTCTTGGTATTGCTCTCGTTACTGGAATAACACTTGGTGTACTCTCCGCTCTAAGACGAAATGGATTCATAGACTATACATTAATGACCCTTGCAGTACTCGGGTTATCAGTCCCAAATTTTATTTTGGCTGCGCTTCTCATTAATACGTTTAAAGATTATTTGCCCGTGGCATTATGGCAGAGTTGGGAGCATATGATTTTACCCGTGTTTGCATTGGCAACTTCCCCAATGGCAATCATAGCGAGACTTACACGCTCGACTATGGTAGATGTACTGACTCAAGATTATATTCGGACAGCCCAAGCGAAAGGGTTATCTCCGTTTACCGTTGTTGTAAAGCATGCACTTCGTAATGGTTTAATGCCCGTTGTCACAATTATGGGTACGTTAGTAGCTGGGGTGCTCACGGGTAGTTTTGTAATCGAAAAGATTTTTGCTATTCCGGGGATAGGGCGTTATTTTGTTGAAGGTATAAACAATAGAGATTATCCAGTGATTATGGGAACTACAATATTCTATAGTGCGATTCTCCTTATTATGCTGTTTATTGTTGATGTTATCTATGGGTTCCTCGATCCGCGAATCAGATTGCATAAGAAGGAGGGGGAGTAG
- the ald gene encoding alanine dehydrogenase: MIVGIPKEIKRYENRVAITPAGVVVLTESGHQVLVEKEAGSGSGFTNEEYKLAGALIIENVEDVWAKSDMVMKVKEPLASEYVFFREGLILFTYLHLAAESELTAALLEKGVTAIAYETVEQNKTLPLLTPMSEVAGRMATQIGAQFLEKTHGGKGILLSGVPGVNRAKVAIVGGGVVGTNATKMAIGLGADVTLLDVSAQRLRQLDDQFGNDIQTMMSNPLNIAVAVAEADLVIGAVLIPGSRAPRLVTEDMVKSMGQGSVVVDVAVDQGGIIETADRVTTHDEPTYTKYGVIHYAVANMPGAVPRTSTIALTNVTIPYGLQIANKGVKTALTENIALAKGLNTAGGYVTYEAIARDLKLSYRHLEDALSAL, from the coding sequence ATGATAGTTGGGATTCCAAAAGAGATAAAAAGGTACGAAAATCGAGTCGCTATTACGCCTGCGGGAGTTGTAGTGCTTACAGAAAGCGGGCACCAGGTTTTGGTTGAAAAAGAAGCTGGGAGCGGAAGCGGCTTTACGAACGAAGAGTATAAATTAGCAGGAGCTTTAATCATTGAAAACGTAGAGGACGTTTGGGCAAAGTCAGATATGGTAATGAAAGTAAAAGAACCGCTTGCATCAGAGTACGTGTTTTTCAGAGAAGGATTAATATTATTTACTTATCTACACTTAGCAGCAGAATCAGAATTAACAGCTGCGCTTCTTGAGAAAGGTGTAACTGCGATTGCTTATGAAACTGTTGAACAGAACAAAACTTTGCCACTTCTTACGCCGATGAGTGAGGTGGCGGGCAGGATGGCAACGCAAATAGGAGCACAATTTTTAGAAAAAACACATGGAGGTAAAGGAATACTTCTTTCTGGCGTGCCTGGTGTTAACCGAGCAAAAGTAGCAATTGTTGGTGGCGGTGTAGTCGGAACAAATGCGACTAAAATGGCAATTGGATTAGGCGCAGACGTGACTTTACTAGATGTGAGTGCGCAGCGGTTACGTCAACTTGATGATCAATTCGGGAATGATATTCAAACAATGATGTCGAACCCATTAAACATTGCAGTTGCCGTTGCGGAAGCTGATCTCGTAATAGGGGCTGTGTTAATTCCCGGATCGAGAGCACCGAGACTTGTGACTGAAGACATGGTTAAGAGCATGGGACAAGGCAGTGTGGTAGTAGATGTAGCAGTCGATCAAGGAGGAATTATTGAAACCGCCGACCGAGTGACCACGCATGATGAGCCCACGTATACAAAATATGGAGTGATTCATTACGCTGTAGCCAATATGCCTGGAGCTGTTCCGAGAACATCAACGATAGCGCTAACAAATGTTACAATTCCTTATGGATTGCAGATAGCTAATAAAGGTGTAAAAACGGCTTTAACTGAAAACATAGCTCTTGCAAAAGGTCTAAACACAGCAGGTGGATACGTCACATATGAAGCGATTGCTCGTGATTTAAAACTCTCATATCGGCATTTGGAGGATGCCCTATCAGCGCTGTAA
- a CDS encoding peptide ABC transporter substrate-binding protein has protein sequence MRKKWLLSSMALGFAVTMAACTTGGSTDEDSSEANENEEGGNEEQASDKILLLNNGNEPVSLDPQIAFEAVSSAPLNNIMEGLARLGPDHTPEPATAESWDISDDGLTFTFHIRDDANWSNGDPVTAEDFEYAWKRLVDPDTGSSAAFLADLIEGATEFSEGEGSVEEVKVTALDEKTLEVVLTSPQQYFLSLITNPSFFPVHKETVEANADWHTEADTYISNGPFALSGWDHNSELRMTRNNEYWDSDNVALDGATWFMIDDAMTAYQLFDQGGLHSTAPPADMAEQLIADGEVDLYDQAGTYFYRFLVTEEPFQNKKIRQAFAKAVNRESIVDHVIKQNQEPASAFVSNGFTEPSGEDFRDVGGDYFEMDVEEARSLLEEGMAEENYEELPPVTLSYSSGSNDHQRIAETLQQMYKENLDVDVELEVVESSVFLDRQRGLEMQMSRSSFIADYADPINFLESFITDSSMNRTGWSNEEYDRLIEESRMEGNEESRFKLLHEAEAILLDEMPFFPLYFYNQPVLENESVSGVVRHPVGYIELKWADIEQ, from the coding sequence ATGAGAAAAAAATGGCTTTTAAGTTCAATGGCGCTTGGTTTTGCTGTAACGATGGCAGCTTGTACGACTGGAGGTTCTACTGACGAAGACTCTTCAGAAGCAAATGAAAATGAAGAAGGTGGAAATGAGGAACAAGCAAGTGATAAGATATTGCTGTTAAATAACGGAAATGAACCGGTATCTTTAGATCCGCAAATTGCTTTTGAAGCCGTATCAAGTGCACCGTTAAATAATATAATGGAAGGGTTGGCACGATTAGGCCCAGATCATACGCCAGAACCAGCAACTGCTGAAAGCTGGGATATATCTGATGATGGGCTTACGTTTACATTTCATATTCGAGATGATGCAAATTGGTCAAATGGCGATCCAGTCACCGCTGAAGATTTTGAATATGCATGGAAACGCTTGGTTGATCCAGACACTGGTTCTTCAGCAGCGTTTTTAGCTGACCTTATTGAAGGGGCAACAGAATTTAGTGAAGGAGAAGGATCAGTTGAGGAGGTTAAAGTAACGGCACTCGATGAAAAAACATTGGAGGTTGTTTTAACAAGCCCACAACAGTATTTTCTTAGTTTAATTACAAACCCTTCTTTCTTCCCGGTTCATAAAGAAACGGTCGAAGCAAATGCTGATTGGCATACTGAGGCTGATACGTATATCAGCAATGGACCGTTTGCGCTTAGTGGTTGGGATCATAATTCTGAGTTACGAATGACTCGTAATAATGAATATTGGGATTCAGACAATGTAGCATTAGATGGAGCAACATGGTTTATGATTGACGATGCTATGACAGCGTACCAATTGTTTGATCAAGGAGGTTTACATTCTACAGCTCCTCCTGCTGATATGGCTGAACAACTGATTGCAGACGGAGAAGTAGATTTATATGATCAAGCAGGAACGTATTTTTATCGTTTCTTAGTTACAGAAGAACCTTTCCAAAATAAGAAGATTCGTCAAGCATTTGCGAAAGCAGTTAATCGTGAATCAATTGTCGATCATGTAATTAAGCAAAACCAAGAACCTGCATCAGCTTTTGTTTCTAACGGTTTTACAGAACCCTCTGGTGAGGATTTCAGAGATGTTGGCGGCGATTATTTTGAAATGGATGTGGAAGAGGCAAGATCTCTTTTAGAAGAAGGAATGGCTGAAGAGAATTATGAGGAACTTCCACCAGTAACATTATCTTACAGTTCCGGCTCAAATGATCATCAACGCATTGCTGAAACGCTGCAGCAAATGTATAAAGAAAACTTAGATGTGGATGTGGAATTAGAGGTTGTTGAATCAAGTGTTTTCTTGGATCGACAACGTGGTTTAGAAATGCAGATGTCTCGCTCTTCCTTTATTGCTGATTATGCTGATCCAATTAATTTCCTTGAAAGTTTTATTACTGATAGCTCGATGAATCGCACGGGTTGGTCAAACGAAGAGTATGATCGTTTAATCGAAGAATCGAGAATGGAGGGGAATGAAGAAAGTAGATTTAAATTGTTACATGAAGCAGAAGCAATTCTACTAGATGAAATGCCGTTCTTTCCTCTTTATTTTTATAATCAACCAGTCTTAGAGAATGAATCAGTTTCTGGGGTTGTACGTCATCCGGTAGGGTATATTGAACTGAAGTGGGCTGATATAGAGCAATAG
- a CDS encoding sulfurtransferase: MIVSAEWLYSCNKEVVILDARHDLMDEDKGRRSYEKEHIPGALFIDMASEMSDRSLNHGGRYPMPSITRIANIFSSKGINENTEVVIYDGNSGGMAAARAWWMLSYIGNNHAAILDGGFEDWKNKGYPTTNEIPEQTTVHFQPSVNHSFIVKAEDVYERIEEAILIDARSADRFLGENELLDAQAGHIPGALNYFWKGVLTETGKWKTEAELQHHFKDVSKEKELIVYCGSGISACPNVMALLKAGYTNVKLYPGSWSDWITHDHYPVAKGK, translated from the coding sequence ATGATCGTTTCTGCGGAGTGGCTGTACAGTTGTAATAAAGAAGTGGTGATATTAGATGCCCGACATGATTTAATGGATGAGGATAAAGGCAGAAGGAGTTATGAGAAGGAACATATACCAGGTGCCCTCTTTATTGATATGGCAAGTGAAATGTCTGATCGTTCGTTGAACCATGGAGGGCGCTATCCAATGCCTTCGATTACACGTATTGCGAACATATTTAGTAGCAAAGGAATAAACGAGAATACGGAGGTTGTCATTTATGACGGCAATAGCGGTGGTATGGCAGCTGCTCGAGCTTGGTGGATGCTATCTTACATCGGGAACAACCATGCTGCCATTCTTGACGGAGGATTTGAAGATTGGAAAAATAAAGGTTATCCGACTACTAATGAAATACCAGAACAAACAACCGTGCATTTTCAACCAAGTGTCAATCATTCTTTCATCGTAAAAGCAGAGGATGTCTATGAGCGAATAGAGGAAGCTATTCTAATTGATGCTCGTTCGGCTGACCGTTTTTTGGGGGAAAATGAACTGCTTGATGCACAAGCTGGCCATATTCCAGGTGCACTTAACTATTTTTGGAAAGGTGTATTAACCGAAACAGGAAAATGGAAAACTGAAGCTGAACTTCAGCATCACTTTAAAGATGTATCTAAAGAGAAAGAACTGATTGTATATTGTGGTTCTGGAATCTCTGCTTGTCCCAATGTAATGGCACTTCTAAAAGCTGGGTATACGAATGTAAAGCTATACCCTGGTAGTTGGAGCGATTGGATTACACATGATCATTATCCTGTTGCAAAAGGAAAATAA
- a CDS encoding lactonase family protein, producing MAKFRGFIGTYTKGDSKGIYSFVLDSESHEVSDIKLAAELRDPTYLTISKDGQFLYSVMKEADAGGISAFSIDAKSGGLTFKSKETTVDGGPCHINVDTAQKQALSANYHSGVITAFSLHEDGSISGVTSTAEHHGSGPNKDRQEKAHAHFAGFTPNEKFAVAVDLGTDEVILYRLEQGKLIHHFTFKATPGSGPRHIAFHPTEPYAYIMTELSNEVIVCQFNEELGELTELQIISTLPDGYEDLSQGSAIHITKDGKHIYVGNRGHDSIASFQINQISGELALVEIINTEGSWPRDFHLDPSERVMLASNQETSNLTVYSRDSDSGKLTLQKSSIDVPYPVCVAFIQEPI from the coding sequence TTGGCTAAATTTCGAGGATTTATTGGCACTTATACAAAAGGAGACAGCAAGGGTATTTATTCCTTTGTACTGGATTCAGAGTCACATGAAGTAAGTGATATCAAATTAGCTGCTGAATTAAGAGATCCTACATATCTGACTATTAGTAAGGATGGTCAATTTCTTTATTCAGTCATGAAAGAAGCAGATGCAGGGGGAATTAGCGCATTCTCTATTGACGCCAAAAGTGGTGGACTCACTTTTAAAAGCAAAGAAACTACAGTTGATGGTGGACCTTGCCACATCAATGTTGATACCGCTCAAAAGCAAGCATTATCTGCCAACTATCATAGCGGTGTCATTACTGCCTTTTCATTACATGAAGACGGTTCTATTTCAGGCGTCACCTCAACAGCTGAACACCATGGCAGCGGCCCGAATAAAGATCGACAAGAAAAAGCCCACGCGCACTTTGCTGGCTTTACTCCAAATGAGAAGTTCGCCGTTGCCGTTGACTTAGGGACAGATGAGGTCATCTTATATCGCTTAGAACAAGGGAAATTAATACATCATTTCACATTCAAAGCCACCCCTGGGTCAGGTCCAAGACACATTGCCTTTCACCCAACGGAACCATATGCCTACATTATGACAGAGTTGTCAAATGAAGTGATTGTGTGTCAATTCAACGAAGAATTAGGTGAATTAACAGAGCTACAAATCATTTCTACTCTTCCAGATGGATATGAAGACTTAAGTCAAGGTAGCGCGATTCATATAACGAAGGACGGCAAACACATTTACGTTGGGAACCGTGGTCATGACTCGATTGCCTCTTTTCAAATCAACCAAATTTCTGGTGAGTTAGCTCTTGTCGAAATAATTAATACAGAAGGGTCATGGCCCAGAGACTTCCACCTCGATCCATCTGAACGTGTAATGCTAGCTTCTAATCAAGAAACAAGCAATCTAACTGTCTATTCCCGAGACTCTGACTCTGGAAAGTTAACGCTTCAAAAATCATCGATTGATGTTCCTTATCCTGTATGTGTTGCATTTATTCAAGAACCCATTTAA
- the rarD gene encoding EamA family transporter RarD → MQLEQSNTSGIAAAFSSYLIWGLLPLYWALLSSISTFDILMYRIAFAFVFILLIIALSREKTHYRHEMKWVFTNAQVFFKVALAAILISLNWFIFIFAVSGDKVLDASLGYYINPLLNVVLATFFLKEKLTKSEQIAVTSAVIGVSILIFLSGYIPWASFGMALSFCLYGFIKRSVPLSATGGLLIETLLVMPFALIYLSFISTYSFFHFDLITMMLLFGAGIVTAIPLILFSFGARRISFSLIGFLQYIAPTCMLILGIFVFHEPFTKAQFFAFFFIWIGLIIFTSSRLIGHRKQRRKISA, encoded by the coding sequence ATGCAACTAGAGCAGTCTAACACAAGCGGAATCGCTGCCGCTTTTAGCTCATACTTAATTTGGGGGCTCCTACCACTTTATTGGGCGTTGCTTTCAAGTATATCTACGTTTGATATATTGATGTACAGAATCGCCTTTGCGTTCGTATTTATTCTTTTAATTATCGCCCTATCACGAGAAAAAACGCATTATCGCCATGAGATGAAGTGGGTCTTTACGAATGCGCAAGTTTTCTTTAAAGTTGCCTTGGCGGCAATCTTAATAAGTTTAAATTGGTTCATTTTCATCTTTGCGGTAAGTGGTGACAAAGTACTTGATGCTAGCCTAGGTTATTATATTAATCCTCTATTAAATGTCGTATTGGCGACATTTTTCTTAAAAGAGAAACTTACCAAATCAGAACAAATAGCCGTGACATCAGCAGTAATCGGCGTAAGTATCTTAATCTTTTTAAGTGGGTATATTCCCTGGGCCTCATTCGGTATGGCGTTATCCTTCTGTCTATATGGATTTATAAAACGATCTGTTCCATTATCAGCAACCGGAGGTCTACTTATTGAAACACTTCTAGTTATGCCATTCGCTTTAATTTATTTAAGTTTCATATCAACTTACTCCTTTTTTCACTTTGACTTAATTACAATGATGTTGTTATTTGGGGCGGGGATAGTAACAGCCATTCCTCTCATTCTTTTCTCATTTGGTGCTAGAAGAATCTCCTTTTCATTAATTGGTTTCTTACAATACATTGCACCGACATGCATGCTCATTCTTGGAATTTTTGTTTTTCATGAACCATTTACTAAAGCACAATTTTTTGCGTTCTTCTTTATTTGGATTGGTCTAATTATCTTCACTTCTTCACGATTAATTGGACATCGCAAACAGCGAAGAAAGATAAGTGCATGA